TTGGTGACGTTGTTTGTGGTGGATTTGCGATGCCAATTCGTGAAGGTAAAGCACAAGAGATCTACATCGTTATGTCAGGTGAGATGATGGCTATGTATGCTGCGAACAACATCTCTAAAGGTATTTTGAAATACGCAAACACTGGTGGTGTTAGACTTGCTGGTCTTATTTGTAATGCACGTATGACAGACCGTGAATACGATCTTTCAAAACATCTTGCTGAGCAAATCGGAACACAACTCATTCACTTCGTACCTCGTTCTAACCACGTTCAACGTGCAGAACTTCGTCGTATGACCGTTGTTGAGTTTGCAGATAAAACAGACCAAGCATTTGAGTACAAAGAGCTTGCTCGTAAAATCATTGCAAATGATCTTAAAGTGATCCCTAAACCGTTAGAGATGGATGATCTTGAGGCATTGTTGATGGAGTTTGGTTTGGAAGAAGAAGTCGAAGCAGACGCTATCGGCAAAAAAGCAACAGCGTAATTAAACCGAAAATATCTGCCAACATCGTTGGCAAGCTTTAGCGCCCCAGTGGCAAACGTAGTCAAAAGAGCTTTGCCCTTTTGACGTTATAAAAAAATAAAAAGAGGAGCACACCATGTTTATTTGCGGATACCACTTCCCAGCATCTTTGGGAAATAAAATTAGTCATGAGCAAGTCGTAGAGAGAATCACAGCAGAAGTTGGCGATCTTTCAGATGTCAGTTACGCAGTCCTTACAAGTGAAAACCGTGATGGTATCAAACAAGAAGACCTTAGAGTTGAAAAAGGATCATTCCTTTTCGCAGCATTGGCTGATTACTATAAAAAATCAGACATTGAAGGCGAATACAAAATGATTTTTTACACCAACAAGTATCAAATGAGTGAAGTTTCAAAAGCCGTCGATGGTGGCGCAACAGCAGCCGTTTGCAGAAAACTCGACGATATGCTTCTCTACAGGGTCAAAGTCGCTTAAGCGTACTTTTTAAATATAAAGGAAAAGAGCATGACAACAGAAACACTACTAAGCCAACAAGAAGCCGCGATCGCGGAAGTACTTGCTGCTTACCCTGAAAAGGCGAAAAAAAGTAGAGAAAAACACCTTGGCGTTGATATGCCTGAAGGTGTCAAAGGTGCTTGTGATGCAACCAAGAGCAACAAACAGACCGTTCCAGGTGTCATGAGCCAAAGAGGTTGTGCTTATGCTGGAAGTAAGGGTGTTGTTTGGGGTCCTGTGAAAGATATGATTCATATCTCTCACGGACCGGTTGGTTGTGGTCAATATAGCCGTGCTGGTAGAAGAAACTATTACATCGGAACAACAGGTGTTGATACCTATGTAACTATGAACTTCACAACAGATTACAATGAAAAAGACATCGTTTTCGGTGGCGATAAAAAGCTTAAAGCTGCACTGGCTGAAATTGACGCGCTTTTTCCACTTAACAACGGTATCTCAATTCAGAGTGAATGCCCAATCGGGTTGATTGGTGATGATATCCAAGCGGTAGCTAAAGGCTACAAAAAAGAGTCTGGCAAGCCTACCGTTGCGGTTTCTTGCGAAGGTTTCCGTGGTGTTTCACAAAGTCTCGGTCACCATATCGCGAACGATATGATTCGTGATGAGGTTTTACCTGATAATTCGTATAAAAAAGATTTTGAATCAACTCCGTATGATGTTGCAATTATCGGCGACTATAACATCGGTGGTGATGCGTGGAGTTCAAGAATTTTACTTGAAGAGAT
Above is a genomic segment from Sulfurospirillum halorespirans DSM 13726 containing:
- the nifH gene encoding nitrogenase iron protein, whose protein sequence is MAELRQIAFYGKGGIGKSTTSQNTLAAMAHYFGKKILIVGCDPKADSTRLILHEKAQCTIMQLASEAGTVEDLELEDVCKPGAAEFDPANTDITEGFIMCAESGGPEPGVGCAGRGVITAINFLEEEGAYDQDLDFVSYDVLGDVVCGGFAMPIREGKAQEIYIVMSGEMMAMYAANNISKGILKYANTGGVRLAGLICNARMTDREYDLSKHLAEQIGTQLIHFVPRSNHVQRAELRRMTVVEFADKTDQAFEYKELARKIIANDLKVIPKPLEMDDLEALLMEFGLEEEVEADAIGKKATA
- the nifD gene encoding nitrogenase molybdenum-iron protein alpha chain encodes the protein MTTETLLSQQEAAIAEVLAAYPEKAKKSREKHLGVDMPEGVKGACDATKSNKQTVPGVMSQRGCAYAGSKGVVWGPVKDMIHISHGPVGCGQYSRAGRRNYYIGTTGVDTYVTMNFTTDYNEKDIVFGGDKKLKAALAEIDALFPLNNGISIQSECPIGLIGDDIQAVAKGYKKESGKPTVAVSCEGFRGVSQSLGHHIANDMIRDEVLPDNSYKKDFESTPYDVAIIGDYNIGGDAWSSRILLEEMGLRVIAQWSGDATYKELTIAPKAKINLLHCYRSMNYVVRHMEQEFGVPWMEYNFFGPSKTTESLRKIAAFFDESIQAKTEAVIAKYTAMTDAVVAKYRPKLEGKTVMLYVGGLRPRHVIGAYEDLGMKIIGTGYEFGHGDDYKRTKDELNSTTLIYDDTNEYELEQFVKRLKPDLVASGVKEKYVFQKMGLPFRQMHSWDYSGPYHGYDAFAIFAKDMDLALNSPVWAHTKAPWESK